The Microbulbifer sp. TB1203 nucleotide sequence CCACTGCGGATCTCCCATTCCCCGATCACCTCGTCGAAGACATGGCTTCTGGCCGGGACCGTCTGGCCGTTGATGGTCTGGGTTCCATTCCAGTGATCGAAAAGCGCTTTGATGTAATCGGATGTGGACGCGGTACCGTTGTTGATATTTCCCATCAATTGCCAGAAGGTCCATTCCCCGACGGGGTTGCCAACAGGCTGCTGGTTTGTGGATGAACAGGACCAGGTGCGGTCCGGGTCGGTGACCACATCCAGCTTGGTGATCATCAGTGAATCCGGAATACTGGCTGCAGCTGCGAAGTCAGGGTTCTCCGGCAGCCCCAAGGGGAAACCCTTTACCGGCAGCTGTATCGGCACATCGAACTTGATACCATCCGGACTGAACGGCAAGCTGAACCTGCGCTCTTTGCCACCGACATGCTCCATTACGGTCGCTGCTTCGTTTTCGACGAAGATGCTCTGGGTTCCTATTTGATGGCGGCCACCGGGAGCAAACAATATGCGTTCTTTACCCCTATGGAGTTCCGCATACAGACGATTGGCCTCGGCAAAAGTCTGGAAGTCGAACTCCGTCTTGATCGAGAACCATCCATCCCCCGCTCTTTCGTCTCCGCCCTCACCGTTGTCGCTGAGTGTGAAAGGCTTTCCCTCAATAATGACCTCCAGGGTTCTGCCGGGTTCTTGTAGCGGGAAGTATCCGGAAATCAATGCGATACTATCGTCCAACCGGCGCAAGCTGAGATCGGCGGGCTTGGGATTTTCCAGGGTTGTATCTTCGATTTTCTCCTGTGCTTGTGAAAGACCACTTCCCGCTAGAACAAATCCGAGTAGCAGCGACAAGAATGGATGTGAGTGGCATCTCATAGTTATTTTCTCCCAACATGGTTAACCAAAGGAATTGGTGTCAGGGAAGTGCCGTTTATTATTACTGGTTACACCTTCGGCAACCTCTTCTGGCCCGGATACCTTGCGGCACCACAGGAGGTAAGGCAAGTGTATTTTAATTTCTGGTTGTAATTCTTCTCGCAAAAACGAAGGTGGATTGCCGGCCTGATCAAAATACGATCTCAAACCTGAGCTGGTTTGTACGATTGTTCTGTTTTTAACTCAGTGACAATATGTTCAGCTACAATATCCGCCGAAATTCTTACCGCGGGGGAGAGATCCCCTCCAGTGGAAAATTCCTCGCCGCAGATCGCGTAGATATCCAATGCATGGGGAAGCATACCCAGCACTGGGGTAACCGAGGAAATCCGGTGCGTGCAGCATGGCGATATGCAATACGTGGCTTTGCCTGCTGAATCGAATCGCGCTCGGCCTCGCGATGCCTCTTAGCGGCACGTTTTAGCGACAGTAGAAAGGCCATGGCTGGCGCCTCCTCCACAACTGCGGTTATTTTCATCGGCGGATGCTTTTCTGTGCCCGCCACACCGGACGTCGCGGCAACTGCAGAAACTTTTTCCACGAGTGGGGGCCGGCGGCGTAGCCGAAATAGGCGTCGTCGTCACGGCGCTTTACCCGGTAGTAGCCCTTTTCCTGCTCGTCAATTCACCCTCGCGGCAAATCGTCGACGGAACGGATTCCATCGTAGAAAAAGGCTCTCTCCGCCAGCGTCGGGCCAAGCACCTGATAACCATCCGCGCGAATCGCCTGAATTAATCTATCAGGTCTCCCGCCTGCAAAATGAACGTTTTCATTATTTCTGGGCCATGACTGGCTCATTCCTGCGCATAAATGAATCTGTTTGGTTGGCGGGGAGCAAGGGCAAAGATCTATTATTGAGTCAGATTGTAGAATCCCGCGGCCCCGTTTGAGAGGAGATAGGTGACAATGTCCAACAACCAGTCCCATGCGGCATTATCGAGAACCGTTACGGAAAAACTACGCGACGGACGAGTGGTGACAATTCGCCCGATGGACAGGGGTGATATTGAGCTGGAGAGAGAATTCATCACCAACCTGTCGCCGGAATCCCGCCACTTCCGCTTTCTCGGCGCTGTCAGTAAGCCGAGCCAGAAATTGCTGGAGCAGCTGACCGATATCGATCATGATCGGCACGAGGCCTTTATTGCGCTTATCCAGGACGGCTCCGCGGAAAAGGAAATCGGCGTATCCCACTACGCGCTGGACCCGGACGGCAGGAGCGGTGAGTGCGCGGTGGTGGTGGCCGATGAGTGGCAGAATATGGGCCTGGGCACGCTTCTGATCAACCGCCTGATCGAGACGGCCCGGGCTCGCGGCATAGGGAGCCTCTACTCGATAGACTCAAGTGGGAATTTCAAGCTCCGGGAGGTGGCGCGCGAAATGGGC carries:
- a CDS encoding GNAT family N-acetyltransferase — encoded protein: MSNNQSHAALSRTVTEKLRDGRVVTIRPMDRGDIELEREFITNLSPESRHFRFLGAVSKPSQKLLEQLTDIDHDRHEAFIALIQDGSAEKEIGVSHYALDPDGRSGECAVVVADEWQNMGLGTLLINRLIETARARGIGSLYSIDSSGNFKLREVAREMGWECHTDPGDRAQVIYSLDLTAAA